One genomic segment of Alicycliphilus denitrificans K601 includes these proteins:
- a CDS encoding PIN domain-containing protein yields MIVVLDSNVWLSELGLRSGAAAAVRFFLNQSNAQVAVPEVVQLEVRHNLTNRLSTHAKEIRDNYRQLLTAFGKLREIVLPTEEEIQAKVEELFASLGVQQQQIPFSLESARSALFKAIQKAPPCDKSQEFKDAVIWADCVALLAIDEVVLVTNDKAFYRDRAYEKGLAPNLHDEAKNLPHPIRILPSLSDLLEVIQAPIPLEQEQLQEAIFEAFGESINGTLARTGFSLGARQDVTYKLFATENPSELFLEFSIAIACSDSREEGRTNALLSLNGDGLYSPTNRTFANLRNFGEHLAWLNANGEPQETRNHYLYANGIVIGHREVTYDARHALPANER; encoded by the coding sequence ATGATTGTTGTTCTTGATTCGAATGTTTGGCTATCTGAACTAGGACTTAGGTCTGGGGCGGCAGCTGCGGTGCGGTTCTTCCTCAACCAAAGCAATGCTCAAGTTGCCGTTCCTGAGGTCGTTCAACTCGAAGTTCGACACAACTTGACGAATCGCCTTAGCACTCATGCCAAGGAAATCCGCGACAACTATCGGCAGTTGCTAACCGCCTTTGGCAAACTGCGAGAAATAGTCCTGCCTACAGAGGAAGAAATTCAAGCAAAAGTCGAAGAGCTTTTTGCGTCTCTCGGGGTACAGCAACAACAGATCCCCTTCAGCTTGGAGAGTGCGCGCAGCGCCTTATTCAAGGCGATACAAAAAGCGCCTCCTTGTGACAAGAGCCAGGAATTCAAAGACGCAGTTATTTGGGCTGATTGCGTTGCTTTGCTTGCAATTGATGAAGTTGTCTTGGTCACTAACGACAAGGCGTTCTACCGAGATAGAGCTTACGAGAAAGGACTCGCTCCAAATCTTCACGACGAAGCGAAAAACCTACCACACCCAATCCGCATACTACCTAGTCTTAGCGATCTTCTCGAAGTTATTCAGGCGCCGATTCCTCTGGAGCAAGAGCAACTCCAGGAAGCTATCTTCGAGGCCTTCGGCGAGAGCATTAACGGTACGCTCGCTCGAACCGGCTTCAGTCTTGGCGCAAGACAAGACGTGACCTACAAATTATTTGCCACAGAGAATCCGAGTGAATTGTTCTTGGAATTTTCAATAGCCATCGCATGTAGCGACTCACGTGAAGAAGGCCGCACGAATGCGTTACTTAGCCTCAATGGCGACGGGCTTTATTCACCGACGAATCGTACATTTGCGAATCTTCGGAATTTCGGCGAGCACCTTGCTTGGCTGAACGCGAATGGCGAACCGCAGGAAACCAGAAACCACTATTTGTACGCTAATGGGATAGTGATCGGCCATAGAGAGGTTACCTATGATGCGCGGCATGCGCTCCCTGCCAATGAGCGCTAA
- a CDS encoding AAA family ATPase, protein MKVVIIGNGGSGKTWLAKQLASRFSSRLVHLDNVFWEPGGFDKKRKADDVSFLVQQTKSADSWIVEGVFGELAERYLDEAAALIWLNLDWETCKRRLEMRGSESKAHMSRIQSEAGLVKLIEWASEYWVRGDSRSFHGHERIFENFNGFRVKLRSEEEVTRFVNSVQQVIPADAAQAPRR, encoded by the coding sequence ATGAAAGTGGTAATCATCGGAAATGGGGGAAGCGGGAAGACTTGGCTCGCCAAGCAATTGGCCTCCCGATTTTCATCAAGACTGGTACACCTTGATAATGTGTTCTGGGAGCCAGGAGGATTTGACAAGAAAAGGAAAGCCGACGATGTCTCCTTTCTTGTTCAGCAAACCAAGAGCGCTGATTCATGGATAGTCGAGGGAGTGTTCGGCGAACTGGCGGAGAGATACCTTGATGAAGCTGCTGCCCTTATATGGCTTAACCTGGATTGGGAAACCTGTAAGCGACGACTTGAGATGAGAGGATCGGAGAGCAAGGCACACATGAGCCGGATTCAGTCCGAAGCAGGGCTGGTTAAGCTTATTGAATGGGCGTCAGAATATTGGGTCCGTGGCGATTCTAGATCTTTCCATGGACACGAAAGGATATTCGAAAACTTCAATGGCTTCCGCGTCAAGCTGCGGAGTGAGGAGGAGGTAACCCGGTTTGTTAACAGCGTCCAACAAGTCATTCCAGCGGACGCGGCGCAAGCGCCGCGCCGCTGA